The Echinicola rosea genome has a segment encoding these proteins:
- a CDS encoding competence/damage-inducible protein A: MKQITAEIIAIGDELLYGQIMDTNSHWISKELDQIGVRVVRKTTVGDNEEDILHAFDSAQKRAHIILITGGLGPTKDDLTKPLMAKFFDCPIAPFAEAIADVETFFEKRGRELTPLNKLQGHLPTKCQYVKNEQGTAPGMWFEENNCVWMSMPGVPHEMQFLMESFVLPKIKTIYTLPVIYHKVIKTAGIGESWLSDMIAQWEDQLPQHIKLAYLPSLGEVKLRLTAFGDDINHLQEEVNEQIEKVKPLIKNYIYGYDQESIAEAIGKILKIAGKTVGIAESCTGGYISHLVTAIPGSSNYFNGAMIPYHNQFKTDLLGVKEKTLAAHGAVSEDTVIEMAIMVRQKFKADFGLASSGIAGPGGGSPEKPVGTVWIAVADEHGVKTKKLQLAHDRSLNIQYSALAVLNLLRKVIKNQND, encoded by the coding sequence ATGAAACAAATCACCGCAGAGATAATTGCCATTGGCGATGAATTGCTTTATGGGCAGATCATGGATACCAATAGCCACTGGATCAGTAAAGAATTAGACCAAATCGGCGTAAGAGTAGTCCGAAAAACCACCGTTGGCGATAACGAAGAGGACATTCTCCATGCCTTTGACAGTGCACAAAAACGTGCCCATATAATACTGATCACCGGCGGACTGGGCCCAACGAAAGACGACCTGACCAAACCGCTGATGGCCAAGTTTTTTGACTGCCCTATAGCACCTTTTGCGGAAGCCATAGCTGACGTGGAAACGTTTTTTGAGAAAAGAGGACGTGAACTGACTCCCCTCAACAAACTCCAAGGGCACCTGCCCACCAAATGCCAGTATGTAAAAAATGAGCAGGGAACAGCCCCTGGGATGTGGTTTGAAGAGAACAACTGTGTATGGATGTCCATGCCAGGCGTGCCCCATGAGATGCAATTCCTCATGGAGAGCTTTGTCCTTCCAAAAATCAAAACGATATACACGCTACCGGTCATCTATCACAAAGTGATCAAGACGGCAGGAATCGGTGAAAGCTGGCTTTCAGATATGATCGCTCAATGGGAAGACCAACTTCCCCAGCATATCAAATTGGCCTATCTCCCCTCCCTTGGAGAGGTAAAACTCAGGCTCACTGCCTTTGGCGATGACATCAATCATCTTCAGGAGGAAGTAAATGAACAAATCGAAAAGGTAAAACCGCTAATAAAAAACTATATTTACGGTTATGATCAGGAATCTATAGCAGAAGCTATCGGAAAGATACTAAAAATAGCAGGAAAGACCGTGGGCATTGCTGAAAGCTGCACAGGCGGCTATATTTCCCATCTGGTCACGGCTATACCAGGTAGCAGCAATTATTTTAATGGTGCCATGATCCCTTATCATAATCAGTTCAAAACTGACCTGCTTGGAGTGAAGGAAAAAACACTGGCTGCCCATGGCGCCGTTAGCGAGGATACGGTCATTGAAATGGCCATTATGGTCCGGCAAAAGTTCAAAGCTGATTTCGGTCTTGCCAGCAGTGGAATAGCCGGCCCAGGCGGAGGAAGTCCTGAAAAACCAGTCGGAACAGTTTGGATAGCTGTAGCAGACGAACATGGCGTCAAAACAAAAAAGCTGCAATTGGCACATGACCGCTCACTGAACATCCAATATTCGGCATTAGCGGTCTTAAACTTATTGCGAAAAGTCATTAAAAACCAAAACGATTGA
- a CDS encoding PAS domain-containing hybrid sensor histidine kinase/response regulator: protein MRKRDNYKRFHVLTLMSVASIILIFSLGYFFYNTLSKNLLDSSRQFLGKQAEIASNEVQRRFNTLYEDLTYYTASLEGYYEVNNNEKIQSSRTRQLLNSYGDLIDTLFVKVGDETWSYYLRDNNYFEKVSVEENKTFNDPKRFVKVKSHIDPITVIAAINLDEFLKHYTANHYLGEGGYKFYLYGENAYALGENGRASALSLSPKLWGEMQNEYMGGLRGVYEGDIVRVAENGDEVRLKAIVAQYPFNLFPLEGKFAILFAQDQAIIISRLYNTYFLLFAGLFALLILVIYLLIRHGISIDDKHIELEKKSQQINRLFEQQTMLLQETNGFVYYHDDTGKVNNVSENVTNVLGFTVEEFLENNKSQIVDQDLIKLQEKAKKAIDARNDYLSFEVSFKKKDGTIIRAKNFERLFYDQEGRFVSSVGICTDITEKYLAEKELIKSENRLRSVLNSLPDIIFIYDNQGVYLDYYVQETDMLISPPELSLGKHIKDIIPPPYGEKMEGALLRAASTGKVQTEQMTLELPSGKKFLEIRFFKLDEERMISVGRDVTEQKLWEKGLKEAKEVAEGANRAKSEFLASMSHEIRTPMNGLLGMIGLLEHTALDKEQESIVKVIKDSGESLLVIIKDILDYSKIEEGKLELELSSSKFREELNKVINIFSGMVVGKELSLNLDISPVIPQWLILDNEKLSQILFNIIGNAVKFTPKGGDVKIKVSGEPILDKNFMLYFNVKDTGVGIPKSKIDKLIHPFTQTGRKTAEEKSGSGLGLAIANKLIELMGGSLQIESEVGKGSEFSFTVFARISESDEIVGKDDYENYAREEYKLSHISDKFPKEILLAEDNDINLKFMKLLMKQLGYVVDTVSTGEEAVKAVEKKRYDMIFMDYQMPVMDGLEASRKIKKMKEGKFVRIIGLSANVFKEDIERAFEAGMDDYLTKPIKIQDVVMKIKESSGMNV, encoded by the coding sequence ATGAGGAAAAGGGATAATTATAAACGATTTCATGTATTGACATTAATGTCAGTGGCATCGATTATTCTGATTTTCTCATTGGGGTATTTTTTTTACAACACCCTATCAAAAAATTTATTGGACAGTAGTAGGCAGTTTTTGGGCAAGCAGGCCGAAATAGCATCCAATGAAGTACAGCGAAGGTTTAACACCCTTTATGAAGATTTGACCTATTACACAGCAAGCTTGGAGGGCTACTATGAAGTAAATAATAACGAGAAAATCCAATCTTCTAGGACGCGACAACTATTGAACTCCTACGGTGATTTGATCGATACGCTGTTTGTGAAAGTTGGTGATGAAACCTGGTCTTATTACCTAAGGGATAATAATTACTTCGAGAAAGTCAGTGTTGAAGAGAACAAAACCTTCAATGATCCCAAAAGGTTTGTTAAAGTCAAATCCCATATAGATCCCATTACGGTAATTGCTGCTATTAATTTAGACGAGTTTCTAAAGCATTACACTGCTAATCACTACCTGGGTGAGGGAGGCTATAAGTTTTATCTCTATGGTGAGAATGCCTATGCATTGGGAGAAAATGGACGTGCTTCTGCACTATCATTGTCTCCAAAACTATGGGGAGAAATGCAAAATGAATATATGGGGGGGCTGAGAGGCGTATATGAAGGAGATATCGTTCGGGTGGCTGAGAATGGTGATGAGGTGCGATTGAAAGCCATTGTGGCTCAGTATCCGTTTAATCTATTTCCTCTTGAAGGTAAATTTGCAATACTTTTTGCCCAAGACCAGGCAATTATTATCTCTCGCTTGTATAATACTTATTTTCTCCTTTTTGCAGGACTCTTCGCTTTATTAATATTGGTGATTTACCTGTTGATCAGACATGGGATAAGCATCGATGACAAGCACATAGAACTGGAGAAGAAATCGCAGCAAATCAATCGGCTCTTTGAGCAGCAGACAATGCTCTTACAAGAGACAAATGGCTTTGTATATTATCACGATGATACCGGGAAAGTCAACAATGTCAGTGAGAATGTGACTAATGTGTTGGGTTTTACGGTAGAAGAATTCCTGGAAAACAATAAGAGTCAGATCGTGGATCAGGACTTGATAAAACTTCAGGAAAAAGCCAAAAAAGCCATTGATGCAAGGAATGATTATTTGAGTTTTGAGGTGAGTTTCAAGAAAAAAGACGGCACCATCATCAGGGCTAAGAATTTTGAGCGACTATTTTATGATCAAGAGGGTCGTTTCGTCAGTAGTGTAGGGATCTGTACCGATATAACGGAAAAATACCTGGCAGAAAAAGAACTTATCAAGAGTGAAAACAGGCTTCGGTCTGTGTTAAACAGCTTGCCGGATATTATTTTTATATATGACAATCAGGGTGTTTACCTTGATTATTATGTCCAAGAAACGGACATGCTAATTTCTCCTCCTGAATTATCTCTTGGAAAACATATCAAAGACATCATTCCGCCTCCATATGGGGAGAAAATGGAAGGTGCACTTTTGAGGGCGGCAAGTACCGGTAAGGTACAGACGGAGCAGATGACACTTGAATTGCCTTCCGGTAAGAAATTTTTGGAAATCAGGTTTTTTAAGCTTGATGAAGAAAGGATGATATCTGTAGGCCGTGACGTGACCGAGCAGAAGTTATGGGAGAAAGGATTAAAAGAAGCCAAGGAGGTAGCAGAAGGAGCCAATAGAGCGAAGTCAGAGTTTTTGGCCAGTATGAGCCACGAGATCAGGACACCGATGAATGGCTTGTTGGGAATGATTGGCTTGCTGGAGCATACGGCACTGGACAAAGAACAGGAGAGCATTGTTAAAGTGATCAAGGATTCAGGGGAATCACTATTGGTGATCATAAAGGATATTTTAGATTACTCCAAGATCGAAGAAGGCAAGCTAGAACTGGAACTGTCCAGTTCTAAGTTTAGGGAAGAATTGAATAAAGTGATTAATATTTTCTCAGGGATGGTCGTGGGTAAAGAGCTTAGCCTAAACCTGGACATTTCTCCAGTAATCCCCCAGTGGTTGATTCTGGACAATGAAAAGCTCAGCCAGATACTGTTTAATATTATAGGAAACGCGGTAAAATTCACTCCAAAAGGAGGTGATGTGAAAATTAAAGTCTCAGGAGAGCCTATTCTCGATAAGAATTTTATGCTCTACTTTAATGTGAAAGATACAGGTGTCGGCATACCCAAATCAAAAATCGATAAGCTGATCCATCCTTTTACCCAAACAGGCAGGAAAACAGCAGAAGAAAAAAGTGGAAGTGGATTGGGCTTGGCCATTGCCAATAAGCTTATTGAGTTGATGGGAGGCAGTCTTCAGATCGAAAGTGAAGTAGGCAAAGGTTCTGAATTTTCCTTTACGGTTTTTGCGCGGATTTCAGAAAGTGATGAAATTGTAGGAAAGGATGATTATGAGAACTATGCAAGAGAAGAGTACAAGCTATCCCATATTTCTGACAAATTCCCTAAAGAGATATTGTTGGCTGAGGATAATGATATCAATCTGAAGTTTATGAAACTCTTGATGAAACAATTGGGCTATGTTGTGGATACCGTAAGCACTGGGGAGGAAGCTGTAAAGGCCGTCGAAAAGAAGCGATACGATATGATCTTCATGGATTATCAGATGCCTGTGATGGATGGCCTTGAGGCTTCCCGGAAAATTAAGAAGATGAAGGAAGGGAAGTTTGTTCGGATCATAGGGCTGTCCGCCAATGTGTTTAAAGAGGATATTGAAAGGGCGTTTGAAGCTGGGATGGATGATTACCTCACCAAGCCCATCAAAATCCAAGATGTGGTGATGAAAATAAAGGAAAGCTCAGGGATGAACGTGTAG
- a CDS encoding IS256 family transposase, with the protein MKKEDLLNDDFLKQFKNGEELQTFLGELQKRAVEKMLEGELDSHLGYRKNEQSDNPNSRNGHTSKKIKSSFGESHINVPRDRDGSFEPALVPKRKSMAEGVENVIISMYAKGMSNHDIGEQIRELYDINVSASTISRVTDAVSEDIVAWRNRPLDPVYLIVWMDGISFKVRENSKVVNKTVYIAVGLKTNGLKEVLGLWLGKNESAAFWMGVLTDMKARGVEDILITATDNLNGFTDTIKVSFPESVTQICVVHQIRNACRYVVWKDKKAFTKDMKEVYTAPNKEAAAAALEDFAEKWESKYSYAIKSWRDNWDELTVFFDYPVEIRKIIYTTNLIENLNGKVRKYTKNKLSFPTDEAVIKSVFLALREATKKWTMPIRDWGIILNSFLLIFGKRVRLN; encoded by the coding sequence ATGAAAAAAGAAGACCTTTTAAACGACGATTTTCTAAAGCAGTTCAAGAACGGAGAAGAACTGCAAACTTTTTTAGGTGAGCTCCAAAAGCGGGCAGTGGAAAAGATGCTCGAAGGAGAACTGGACAGCCATCTTGGATACCGAAAAAACGAACAGTCGGACAATCCCAACTCACGCAATGGGCACACTTCCAAAAAGATAAAGAGCAGTTTTGGGGAGTCGCATATCAATGTCCCCAGGGACAGGGATGGCAGTTTTGAGCCGGCACTGGTACCCAAAAGGAAAAGCATGGCAGAAGGTGTGGAGAACGTGATCATCTCCATGTATGCAAAAGGGATGTCCAACCATGACATAGGGGAACAGATCAGAGAGCTCTATGACATCAACGTATCGGCATCCACCATATCCAGGGTTACCGATGCGGTATCCGAGGATATTGTGGCCTGGCGGAACCGTCCGCTCGACCCGGTCTATCTGATCGTATGGATGGACGGGATATCCTTCAAGGTACGGGAAAATTCCAAGGTGGTCAACAAGACCGTTTACATTGCCGTAGGGTTAAAGACCAACGGGTTAAAAGAGGTCTTGGGGCTCTGGCTGGGGAAAAACGAATCAGCGGCCTTTTGGATGGGCGTACTCACCGATATGAAGGCTCGGGGTGTCGAGGACATCCTGATCACGGCCACCGATAATCTTAACGGCTTTACCGATACGATCAAGGTCTCTTTCCCCGAATCGGTCACCCAGATATGTGTAGTACACCAGATCAGGAACGCCTGTAGATATGTGGTCTGGAAAGATAAAAAGGCCTTCACCAAGGATATGAAAGAGGTCTATACCGCCCCAAATAAGGAAGCTGCAGCGGCCGCCCTGGAAGATTTTGCCGAAAAATGGGAAAGCAAATACTCATATGCCATTAAAAGCTGGAGGGACAACTGGGATGAACTGACCGTTTTCTTTGACTATCCCGTGGAAATAAGGAAGATCATTTATACCACCAACCTGATAGAAAACCTCAATGGAAAGGTCAGAAAATACACCAAAAACAAGCTGTCCTTCCCAACTGATGAGGCAGTTATCAAATCGGTATTCCTTGCCCTGCGCGAAGCCACCAAAAAATGGACAATGCCGATCAGGGACTGGGGAATAATCCTTAATAGTTTTCTGCTTATATTTGGAAAAAGGGTCAGGCTAAACTAA
- a CDS encoding cache domain-containing protein, with amino-acid sequence MKYAYFTLAGLVLLFFNGCGDEGGSVYPTEFTELDSLVRVMESDLRPLEEEIKELASQTEYLFDHQDRYAKMAAREEYKISDLGVIYRETTDKSESSVHVSSISRDRDDVFHQIYFTEALDSAFRTIYADSPLVAQVYFNTRLQMCRIFPSLDALHVFDTDIDLTTFNFYYMADEVRNPEKKSKWVEDIYVDPAGRGWILSLIHPVYHLGELEGVVGFDITINDIIQRFLKYKDKKLLIIDGSGNIVAGTNDAIEVLNLPPLRNHTYVQTINSDNFRKEDYNLFKSKSKAVRKMVAKFLLEKDNVYKMGDSYSDQEYTIYCRQMNLLNWYVLEVKN; translated from the coding sequence ATGAAATATGCTTATTTTACTTTGGCTGGCTTGGTATTGCTCTTTTTCAATGGTTGTGGGGATGAGGGAGGATCGGTATATCCGACTGAGTTTACAGAACTGGATTCCCTTGTCAGGGTAATGGAGTCGGATCTCAGGCCGCTGGAGGAGGAGATCAAAGAATTGGCTTCTCAGACCGAGTACCTCTTTGACCATCAGGATAGATATGCCAAAATGGCTGCTCGCGAAGAGTATAAAATTTCTGATTTAGGGGTTATTTATAGAGAAACAACTGACAAATCCGAAAGCAGTGTGCATGTTTCATCTATTTCTCGAGACAGGGATGATGTATTTCATCAAATCTATTTCACCGAGGCACTGGATTCAGCTTTTAGGACGATTTATGCTGATTCGCCCTTGGTAGCGCAGGTTTACTTCAATACACGGTTACAGATGTGCAGAATATTCCCGTCACTGGATGCCTTGCACGTATTTGACACAGATATAGACCTTACGACCTTTAATTTCTATTATATGGCAGATGAGGTTCGTAACCCGGAAAAAAAGAGTAAGTGGGTAGAGGATATCTATGTGGATCCTGCTGGACGAGGATGGATACTTTCGCTGATTCACCCTGTCTATCATTTGGGTGAGTTAGAGGGAGTGGTTGGGTTTGATATTACGATTAATGATATCATTCAGCGGTTTTTAAAATATAAAGACAAGAAATTGTTAATTATCGATGGATCTGGTAATATCGTGGCAGGAACCAATGATGCCATCGAGGTGCTGAACTTGCCTCCACTAAGGAATCACACTTATGTTCAGACAATAAACTCTGATAATTTTCGCAAGGAGGACTATAATCTTTTTAAATCCAAGAGCAAAGCGGTGAGGAAGATGGTGGCGAAATTTCTTTTGGAGAAAGATAATGTTTACAAAATGGGGGATAGTTATTCGGATCAGGAATACACCATTTATTGTAGGCAAATGAATTTGCTAAACTGGTATGTACTGGAAGTAAAAAACTGA
- a CDS encoding dihydrolipoamide acetyltransferase family protein, with the protein MATVEMVMPKMGESIIEGTILSWLKKEGETIDEDESVLEVATDKVDTEVPSSHSGVLKKILAKEGDVVAVGAPIALIETEDAEEEQTAIETEKEEPTNASNEKEALLAAAPAQTSSIVSPVTENAGGDNRFYSPLVLSIAKEEGIDKAELAAITGTGKDGRVTKNDMLNYLKVRTKASAAPIPKASPSISSGDEIIEMDRMRKMISERMLESKRISPHVTSFVEADVTNIVLWRNKIKDEYKKKMGESITFTPFFVEAVAKAIQDFPMINISVDGDRIIKKKDINIGVAVALPSGNLIVPVIKKANELNLTGLSKKINDLAGRARINKLAADELSGGTYTISNVGSFGNLMGTPIIMQPQVAILAVGAITKKPAVVETPTGDAIAIRHKMFLSHSYDHRVVDGSLGGMFVKRVAEYLEAFDVNTKF; encoded by the coding sequence ATGGCAACTGTAGAAATGGTAATGCCCAAAATGGGTGAAAGTATAATTGAGGGAACCATCTTATCTTGGTTAAAAAAAGAAGGAGAAACCATCGATGAGGACGAGTCTGTACTGGAAGTCGCTACGGATAAGGTAGATACGGAAGTTCCTTCTTCCCATTCTGGAGTTCTGAAAAAAATCCTTGCCAAGGAAGGTGATGTAGTGGCGGTGGGAGCACCTATTGCCTTGATAGAAACAGAAGATGCGGAGGAAGAACAAACTGCCATCGAAACGGAAAAAGAAGAACCAACCAATGCCAGCAACGAAAAGGAAGCATTACTAGCTGCAGCTCCAGCGCAAACCAGCTCGATCGTCAGCCCAGTGACGGAAAACGCAGGAGGAGACAATCGTTTCTATTCCCCTTTGGTACTCAGTATTGCCAAAGAAGAAGGGATCGATAAAGCAGAATTGGCAGCGATAACGGGCACAGGAAAAGATGGCAGAGTCACCAAAAATGATATGCTGAACTACCTAAAGGTGAGGACTAAGGCTTCTGCAGCTCCCATCCCAAAAGCTTCCCCCAGCATCAGCTCAGGTGACGAGATCATTGAAATGGACAGAATGCGTAAAATGATTTCTGAAAGAATGTTGGAATCAAAACGCATCTCTCCGCACGTTACATCTTTTGTGGAAGCTGATGTTACTAACATTGTACTTTGGAGAAATAAAATCAAAGACGAATACAAAAAGAAAATGGGTGAGTCCATTACCTTTACCCCTTTCTTTGTAGAGGCCGTGGCCAAAGCCATTCAGGATTTTCCAATGATCAACATTTCTGTGGATGGTGACCGGATCATTAAGAAAAAAGACATCAACATTGGTGTGGCAGTGGCCCTTCCTAGTGGAAACCTGATCGTCCCCGTCATCAAGAAAGCCAACGAGCTCAACCTCACTGGCCTGTCCAAAAAAATCAACGACCTGGCAGGAAGAGCCCGGATCAATAAGCTCGCAGCAGATGAACTTTCCGGCGGCACTTACACTATTTCCAATGTGGGCTCTTTTGGTAACCTCATGGGGACTCCTATTATCATGCAACCTCAAGTGGCCATTTTAGCCGTAGGCGCCATTACCAAAAAACCAGCTGTAGTGGAAACACCTACTGGAGATGCCATTGCCATCAGGCATAAGATGTTCTTGTCCCATTCGTATGACCACCGTGTAGTGGACGGATCATTGGGAGGCATGTTTGTAAAAAGAGTCGCCGAATACCTCGAAGCATTTGATGTCAATACCAAATTTTAA